The sequence TTGATGAGAGTCCGGCTGACCTGAGCACGGTGTATCGGATTCTCCGTTTCCTCGAGGAGCAAGAGCTGGTGATCTCCCGCTGGGACACAGAGGGAGGGGGACCAGCGCGACGGCTGTACCAGATCACGTCAGCCGGCGACGAGTTCCTAGCTCACTGGGTGGCCGGTCTGCGCCAGACGGACCGGGTCTTGCATCATTTCCTCGAAACCTACGACCTGCACATGCGCGAGCATGCGCAGATACAATGAAATGGTCCGGTTTTCGTCGAGTTCTCCGACCCGCTTGCCCTAAGGCTTCCTGCTATGGCTGGCGGGCGCCGACCGGTGCCTGGCCCGGTCAAGGGCGCGAGGGAAAACCCTCGCACCTCCCGCATTTGGAAAGGGGAACGCTATCCATTTGGCATTAGGAGGCGCTGTTCCCCGTGAGGGACAGCGCCTTTCCTTGTGCGCCGCGGATGCTGCGCGGCACATCCTGGACAGGAGGATGGTCGTATGGTCAAGTCGCGCCTTGTAGTGCTCTTGCTTCTGCTCACTGT is a genomic window of Chloroflexi bacterium ADurb.Bin180 containing:
- a CDS encoding lineage-specific thermal regulator protein, whose product is MLILHCNEGYGYEVVDKLNEFGFDESPADLSTVYRILRFLEEQELVISRWDTEGGGPARRLYQITSAGDEFLAHWVAGLRQTDRVLHHFLETYDLHMREHAQIQ